Proteins encoded within one genomic window of Burkholderiaceae bacterium:
- a CDS encoding Alcohol dehydrogenase: MKTFAFDWHPPRVVFGAGTLQQLGHEIELLGAKRALVLSTPEQTISARRIADLLGDRAAGIFPKAVMHVPIEAAREARDEARRLGADCAVAIGGGSTTGLGKAIALDSGLPILAIPTTYAGSEMTPIWGLTEAGVKKTGRDVRVLPRTVIYDPELTLTLPLKMTVTSALNAIAHAAEGLYAHDGNPIMSLIAEEGIRACAAALAPLAANPKDIDARGDALYGAWLCGAVLGSVAMGLHHKLCHTLGGSFNLPHAEVHTVILPHALAYNASHAPAAMRSIERALGVGDAALGVFLLAARNGAPTSLKAIGMPADGLDRAADLAVTNQYPNPRPLERTALRALLQRAFDGDPPQT; this comes from the coding sequence ATGAAGACCTTTGCTTTCGACTGGCATCCCCCGCGCGTCGTCTTCGGCGCCGGCACGCTGCAGCAGCTCGGTCACGAAATTGAATTGCTCGGTGCGAAGCGCGCGCTGGTGCTGTCCACGCCCGAGCAGACCATCTCGGCGCGCCGGATCGCTGACTTGCTTGGCGACCGCGCCGCAGGCATCTTCCCGAAGGCCGTGATGCATGTTCCGATCGAGGCGGCGCGCGAAGCGCGCGACGAGGCGCGACGTCTTGGCGCCGATTGCGCGGTGGCGATCGGCGGCGGCTCGACGACCGGGCTCGGCAAAGCGATTGCGCTCGACTCAGGTCTGCCCATCCTGGCGATCCCCACCACCTATGCCGGCAGCGAGATGACGCCGATCTGGGGACTGACCGAGGCCGGCGTCAAGAAAACCGGCCGCGACGTTCGCGTGCTGCCGCGCACGGTGATCTACGACCCCGAGTTGACGTTGACCTTGCCGCTGAAGATGACGGTCACCAGCGCGTTGAACGCGATCGCCCATGCCGCCGAAGGCTTGTATGCGCACGACGGCAACCCGATCATGAGTCTGATCGCCGAGGAGGGCATTCGCGCCTGCGCTGCCGCGTTGGCGCCGCTTGCGGCGAACCCTAAGGACATCGACGCGCGTGGCGATGCGCTCTATGGCGCCTGGCTGTGCGGCGCGGTGCTGGGCAGCGTCGCGATGGGCCTGCATCACAAGCTGTGCCACACGCTGGGCGGCAGCTTCAACCTGCCGCATGCCGAGGTGCACACGGTGATCCTGCCGCATGCGCTGGCCTACAACGCCTCGCACGCACCCGCGGCGATGCGTTCGATTGAACGGGCGCTCGGTGTCGGCGACGCCGCGCTGGGTGTATTCCTGCTCGCCGCACGCAACGGCGCGCCGACGTCACTCAAGGCTATCGGCATGCCGGCAGATGGTCTGGATCGCGCAGCAGATCTGGCGGTGACCAACCAGTACCCCAATCCGCGACCGCTCGAACGCACAGCGCTTCGGGCTTTGCTGCAACGTGCGTTCGACGGCGACCCGCCGCAAACCTGA
- a CDS encoding NAD(P)H dehydrogenase (quinone), Type IV codes for MAKVLVLYYSSYGHIETMAQAVAEGVRSAGAEVDIKRVPELVSAEVAKASNYKTDQAAPVATVDELPNYDAIIVGTPTRFGNMAAQMKSFLDQTGGLWFSGKLIGKVGSVFTSTATQHGGQESTILSAHSVLLHQGMVLVGLPYSFQGQMRVDEITGCSPYGASTITAGDGSRQPSANELDGARFQGRHVAEIAQRLTR; via the coding sequence ATGGCAAAAGTTCTCGTTCTGTACTACAGCAGCTACGGCCACATTGAAACCATGGCCCAAGCGGTCGCGGAAGGCGTGCGGTCGGCTGGAGCCGAGGTGGACATCAAGCGCGTACCCGAGTTGGTGAGCGCCGAGGTCGCCAAGGCTTCGAACTACAAGACCGACCAAGCGGCACCTGTAGCCACCGTGGATGAACTGCCGAACTACGACGCGATCATCGTCGGCACGCCCACGCGCTTCGGCAACATGGCCGCGCAGATGAAGAGCTTTCTCGATCAAACCGGCGGCCTTTGGTTCAGCGGCAAGCTGATCGGCAAGGTGGGCTCGGTTTTCACCTCCACCGCGACGCAGCATGGCGGCCAGGAGAGCACCATTTTGTCCGCGCATTCCGTGCTGCTGCACCAGGGCATGGTGCTGGTCGGCCTCCCCTATTCGTTCCAGGGACAGATGCGCGTCGACGAGATCACCGGTTGCAGCCCCTACGGTGCGTCGACCATCACTGCAGGTGACGGTTCGCGCCAGCCGAGCGCGAATGAGTTAGATGGCGCGCGCTTCCAGGGCCGGCATGTCGCCGAGATCGCGCAACGGTTGACACGCTGA
- a CDS encoding Aldehyde dehydrogenase — translation MSIADIQAAAGLRTPIRHQLFIGGRFVDAADGQTLATLNPHDNSTIAEVAMAGREDIDCAVAAAEAAFPAWSRMAAADRGRILLRLADLIEAHGDDLAKLESLDTGHPLRDTRTLDVPRTADCFRYFGGMADKVLGDVVPVEAGFLNYLLREPLGIVGQVVPWNFPLMFTSWKMAPALAAGNCIVLKPAEITPLTTLKIAELMREAGLPDGVVNIVPGLGGVAGQYIAEHPRIAKIAFTGSTATGRRIVQASASNLKKVQLELGGKGPNIVFADADLAAAVNGSAFAIFHNQGQACIAGSRLVLHESIADEFLERFAALAKTIRLGNPLDEKTEMGPLTSAQHRDRVLSYVDVAKEQGAAVVTGGKAPQDPALAGGYYVEPTIVKARDFKDRVAQEEVFGPFVTALTFKTDEEALAIANGTDYGLGSGLWTRDLQRAHKMARDLHAGMVWINTYKRVNPGSPFGGVGLSGYGREMGFEVMREYTQVKSVWVNIDAQAAPWYAR, via the coding sequence ATGAGCATCGCGGACATCCAGGCCGCGGCGGGCTTGCGCACGCCGATCCGGCACCAACTTTTCATCGGCGGGCGTTTCGTCGACGCCGCCGACGGCCAGACGTTGGCCACGCTCAATCCGCACGACAACTCGACCATCGCCGAGGTGGCGATGGCCGGCCGGGAGGACATCGACTGCGCGGTGGCGGCAGCCGAGGCTGCATTCCCCGCCTGGAGCCGCATGGCGGCGGCCGATCGCGGGCGCATTCTGTTGCGGCTGGCCGACCTGATCGAGGCCCATGGCGATGATCTGGCGAAGCTCGAGTCGCTCGACACCGGCCATCCGCTGCGCGACACCCGCACGCTGGACGTGCCGCGCACCGCGGACTGCTTCCGGTACTTCGGCGGCATGGCCGACAAGGTTTTGGGCGATGTCGTGCCGGTCGAAGCGGGTTTCCTCAACTACCTGCTGCGTGAGCCGTTGGGCATCGTCGGCCAGGTGGTGCCGTGGAACTTCCCGCTGATGTTCACGAGCTGGAAGATGGCGCCGGCGCTGGCCGCCGGCAACTGCATCGTGCTCAAGCCCGCCGAGATCACGCCGCTGACGACGCTGAAGATCGCCGAACTGATGCGCGAGGCCGGCCTGCCCGACGGCGTCGTCAACATCGTGCCGGGGCTCGGCGGCGTGGCGGGGCAATACATCGCCGAGCATCCGCGTATTGCGAAGATTGCATTCACCGGCAGCACCGCCACCGGCCGACGCATCGTGCAGGCCAGCGCGAGCAATCTGAAGAAGGTGCAACTCGAACTCGGCGGCAAGGGGCCCAACATCGTCTTCGCCGATGCCGATCTCGCGGCCGCGGTCAACGGCAGCGCTTTTGCGATCTTTCACAACCAGGGCCAGGCCTGCATCGCCGGCTCGCGCCTGGTGCTGCACGAGAGCATTGCCGATGAGTTTCTGGAGCGCTTCGCCGCGCTCGCCAAGACCATCCGCCTGGGCAATCCGCTCGACGAGAAGACCGAAATGGGGCCTCTGACAAGCGCGCAGCATCGGGATCGCGTGCTGTCGTATGTCGATGTCGCAAAGGAGCAGGGCGCTGCGGTGGTCACTGGGGGCAAGGCGCCGCAGGATCCCGCGCTGGCCGGCGGCTACTACGTCGAACCGACGATCGTCAAGGCGCGCGACTTCAAGGACCGCGTCGCGCAGGAAGAGGTGTTCGGTCCGTTCGTCACCGCGCTGACTTTCAAGACCGATGAGGAGGCGCTGGCGATCGCCAATGGCACGGATTACGGCCTGGGCTCGGGCCTGTGGACCCGGGATCTGCAACGCGCACACAAGATGGCGCGCGACCTGCATGCCGGCATGGTTTGGATCAATACGTACAAGCGCGTGAATCCGGGCTCGCCGTTTGGCGGCGTCGGCCTGAGCGGCTACGGTCGGGAGATGGGATTCGAGGTGATGCGCGAGTACACGCAGGTGAAGAGCGTGTGGGTCAACATCGACGCGCAGGCCGCGCCGTGGTACGCGCGCTGA
- a CDS encoding Transcriptional regulator, LysR family produces the protein MDRFVAIETFVRVAEARSFAEAARQLRVARSVVTDRIRQFEAEIGGPLFIRNTRNVVLSDLGQAFIRDCTDLIGRTSNVVDQMREVKSSPTGRLRVYALPGFVLGHLARLLQDFQERYPKIVLDLVVSDAVIDPVKEGFDCALQIFSPHSEELVSKRLFSVRRVFCASPNYLRRHGVPHVPADLLRHRLGWYSGYPTRDRISFHQANEAPTELTLDPVLLTNSVHLLREYAEEHAGIVCLPTLVASGPVLAGELELVLPKYALSAFWLSVFYPANLRGQRKLRLFLDTLQAAFPDVPPWDQSLIERGWLRADVID, from the coding sequence ATGGACCGCTTCGTCGCGATCGAAACCTTTGTCCGCGTTGCCGAGGCCCGCAGCTTCGCTGAAGCTGCGCGGCAGTTGCGCGTGGCGCGCTCGGTGGTCACCGATCGGATACGGCAGTTTGAGGCGGAGATCGGCGGACCGCTGTTCATCCGAAACACGCGCAACGTGGTCTTGTCGGACCTGGGTCAAGCTTTCATCCGCGACTGCACGGACTTGATTGGTCGCACCAGCAATGTGGTCGACCAAATGCGTGAGGTGAAGTCTTCGCCGACCGGTCGTCTACGCGTGTATGCGCTGCCTGGCTTCGTGCTCGGCCATCTCGCGCGCCTGCTTCAGGATTTCCAGGAACGCTACCCCAAGATCGTGCTTGATCTGGTCGTCAGCGACGCCGTGATCGACCCGGTGAAAGAAGGGTTCGACTGCGCGTTGCAGATCTTCTCACCGCACTCTGAAGAGCTTGTCTCCAAGCGGCTGTTTTCGGTGCGGCGTGTGTTCTGCGCGTCCCCGAATTACTTGCGCCGGCACGGTGTACCACATGTTCCTGCCGACTTGCTGAGGCATCGCCTGGGCTGGTATTCGGGTTATCCCACGCGCGACCGCATCTCTTTCCACCAAGCCAACGAGGCGCCGACGGAACTCACGCTTGACCCGGTGCTATTGACCAACAGCGTGCACCTGCTGCGCGAGTATGCAGAGGAGCATGCGGGCATCGTCTGCCTGCCGACACTGGTGGCATCGGGACCGGTGCTCGCGGGTGAACTCGAACTCGTGCTGCCGAAGTACGCCCTGAGCGCGTTCTGGCTGTCGGTCTTCTATCCGGCGAATTTGCGCGGTCAGCGCAAATTGAGGCTGTTCCTCGATACCCTGCAAGCTGCATTTCCCGACGTACCGCCCTGGGACCAGTCGCTGATCGAACGCGGCTGGCTGCGCGCCGACGTAATCGATTGA
- a CDS encoding saccharopine dehydrogenase family protein codes for MHLVTGRIPITKDFDVVIHGATGFTGRLVAEAMASRYPNGRNAEGIRWAMGGRNADKLAAVRDEIGAPADTPLVVTDAEDPASLERLMQRTRLVLTTVGPYQLYGNQLLAACAASGVHYVDLCGEPPWMRQMIDAHDDAARRSGARIVFSCGFDSVPFDLGVFFLQQGFRQRFGHPASRVRGRVRRLKGTFSGGTAASLQATMAAAAKDPRVLDWLHSPFALTPGFEGPKQPSGNEPMIDEALGQVNGEGLWVAPFVMAVVNTKNVHRSNLLLQQAYGADFVYDEMLITGPGAKGRQIAQAVAADESLHGEDAPKPGGGPSKAERDSGFYDLLFLAEDAQRNRLSARVKGHGDPGYNSTSKMIGESAVCLLLDAGALPGGIWTTAPAMGEKLISRLHANAGLSFAIEG; via the coding sequence ATGCACTTAGTCACCGGGAGAATCCCCATCACCAAGGATTTCGATGTCGTCATCCACGGTGCCACCGGCTTCACCGGCCGGCTGGTCGCCGAGGCTATGGCGTCACGTTACCCCAACGGCCGCAACGCCGAAGGCATCCGCTGGGCGATGGGTGGGCGCAATGCGGACAAGCTCGCCGCGGTGCGCGACGAGATCGGCGCGCCGGCCGACACGCCGCTCGTGGTGACCGACGCCGAAGACCCCGCATCGCTGGAGCGGCTGATGCAACGCACGCGTCTGGTGCTGACCACCGTCGGCCCGTACCAGCTCTACGGCAATCAACTGCTCGCTGCCTGCGCCGCCTCCGGCGTGCACTACGTCGACCTGTGCGGCGAGCCGCCATGGATGCGTCAAATGATCGACGCGCATGACGACGCGGCCAGGCGCAGCGGCGCGCGCATCGTGTTCTCGTGCGGCTTCGACTCGGTCCCGTTCGACCTCGGCGTGTTCTTCCTGCAGCAGGGATTCCGCCAGCGCTTCGGCCATCCGGCGTCTCGCGTGCGAGGCCGCGTGCGAAGGCTGAAAGGCACGTTCTCCGGCGGCACCGCGGCCAGCCTGCAAGCGACGATGGCCGCAGCGGCGAAGGACCCGCGCGTGCTCGACTGGCTGCACAGCCCATTCGCGCTGACACCCGGCTTCGAAGGGCCGAAGCAGCCGTCGGGCAACGAGCCGATGATCGACGAAGCGCTCGGTCAGGTGAACGGCGAAGGCCTATGGGTCGCGCCCTTTGTGATGGCGGTCGTCAACACCAAGAACGTGCACCGCTCGAATCTGCTGCTGCAGCAGGCCTATGGCGCCGACTTCGTCTACGACGAGATGCTGATTACCGGCCCTGGCGCGAAGGGCCGGCAGATCGCCCAGGCCGTTGCTGCCGACGAGTCGCTGCACGGCGAAGACGCCCCCAAGCCCGGCGGAGGTCCGTCCAAGGCCGAGCGCGACAGCGGCTTTTACGATCTGCTGTTCCTGGCCGAGGATGCGCAGCGCAATCGGCTGAGCGCGCGCGTCAAGGGCCATGGGGATCCCGGTTACAACTCGACAAGCAAGATGATCGGCGAAAGCGCGGTGTGCTTGCTGCTCGATGCGGGGGCGCTTCCCGGCGGCATCTGGACGACCGCGCCGGCAATGGGCGAGAAGTTGATTTCGCGGTTGCACGCCAATGCGGGCCTGAGCTTCGCGATCGAGGGCTGA
- a CDS encoding Ribonuclease G gives MQQDILINWAPQETRVAVIEGGAVQELHVERTLERGRVGNVYLGRVARVLPGMQSAFIDIGLERAAFLHVADLWQRHENGEGTGRPPPPPIERQVFEGQSMLVQVIKDPIGRKGARLSTQVSIAGRLLVFLPQDDHIGISQKIPAAQREALRRRLQTLNAGESADQGGKAQTGGFILRTNGEDASDAELADDIAYLRKTWARIREAAQTRPPTSLLHEDLSLLERVLRDIAGAETQTIRIDSNEQYQKLKAFGQEFMPASAEKLQLYKGERPIFDLFGVDEEIAKALGRRVDLKSGGYLIIDQTEALTTVDVNTGGFVGARNFDDTVFKTNLEATWAIARQLRLRNLGGIIVVDFIDMVREEHRDTVLAELRKQLARDRVKAMAGGFSQLGLVEMTRKRTRESLAHMLCEPCAACAGRGSVKTVRSVAYDILREILREARQFSPREFRVVASPAVVELFLDEESQHLAGLSDFIGKPISLQAEGAMSQEQYDIVLL, from the coding sequence ATGCAGCAGGACATTCTGATCAACTGGGCGCCGCAGGAGACCCGCGTCGCGGTGATCGAAGGCGGCGCGGTGCAGGAGCTGCACGTCGAGCGCACGCTCGAGCGCGGCCGTGTCGGCAACGTGTATTTGGGCCGGGTCGCGCGCGTGCTGCCGGGCATGCAGTCGGCGTTCATCGACATCGGGCTCGAGCGCGCGGCCTTCCTGCACGTGGCGGACCTGTGGCAGCGCCACGAGAACGGGGAGGGCACCGGTCGCCCGCCGCCTCCGCCGATCGAGCGCCAGGTGTTCGAGGGCCAGTCGATGCTGGTGCAGGTGATCAAGGACCCGATCGGCCGCAAGGGCGCGCGGTTGTCGACCCAGGTCAGCATCGCCGGGCGGTTGCTGGTGTTCCTGCCGCAGGACGACCATATCGGCATCTCGCAGAAGATTCCTGCGGCGCAGCGCGAGGCACTGCGCCGCAGGCTGCAGACGCTGAACGCGGGCGAAAGTGCAGATCAGGGTGGCAAGGCACAAACCGGCGGCTTCATCCTGCGCACCAACGGCGAGGACGCGAGCGACGCCGAGCTCGCCGACGATATCGCCTACCTGCGCAAGACCTGGGCGCGCATCCGCGAGGCCGCGCAGACCCGGCCGCCGACCTCGCTGTTGCACGAGGACCTGAGCCTGCTCGAACGCGTGCTGCGCGACATCGCCGGCGCGGAGACCCAGACCATCCGCATCGATTCGAACGAGCAGTACCAGAAGCTCAAGGCGTTCGGGCAGGAGTTCATGCCGGCCAGCGCCGAGAAGCTGCAGCTCTACAAGGGCGAGCGCCCGATCTTCGACTTGTTCGGCGTCGACGAGGAGATCGCGAAGGCGCTGGGCCGGCGCGTCGACCTGAAATCCGGCGGCTACCTGATCATCGACCAGACCGAGGCGCTGACCACGGTCGACGTGAACACCGGCGGTTTCGTCGGTGCGCGCAATTTCGACGACACGGTGTTCAAGACGAATCTGGAAGCGACCTGGGCGATCGCGCGGCAGCTCAGGCTGCGCAACCTGGGCGGCATCATCGTCGTCGACTTCATCGACATGGTGCGCGAGGAGCACCGCGACACGGTGCTGGCCGAACTGCGCAAGCAGCTCGCGCGCGACCGCGTGAAGGCGATGGCCGGCGGCTTCTCGCAGCTCGGACTGGTCGAGATGACGCGCAAGCGCACGCGCGAATCGCTGGCGCACATGCTGTGCGAACCGTGCGCGGCCTGTGCCGGGCGCGGCAGCGTGAAGACCGTGCGCAGCGTGGCCTACGACATCCTGCGCGAAATCCTGCGCGAAGCGCGCCAGTTCAGCCCGCGCGAGTTCCGTGTCGTTGCGTCGCCGGCCGTGGTCGAGCTGTTCCTTGACGAGGAGAGCCAGCACCTTGCCGGCCTGTCGGACTTCATCGGCAAGCCGATCTCGCTGCAGGCCGAAGGCGCGATGAGCCAGGAGCAGTACGACATCGTGCTGCTCTGA
- a CDS encoding Septum formation protein Maf has protein sequence MPRANAVTFVYLASQSPRRSELLSQMGVRHELLPPDDGEDAEALEAALPGEAPAAYVRRVTERKLDAAIARHRRFGLAAAPVLCADTTVALGRTLYGKPADGRDARRMLAELSGRTHRVLTAVAVEHRGRRLSALSESKVRFAALTRAQIDRYIASGEPFGKAGAYAVQGRAARFIERIAGSHSGIMGLPIFETAQLVGAFGLIL, from the coding sequence ATGCCGCGCGCGAACGCAGTCACCTTCGTCTACCTGGCCTCGCAGAGCCCGCGCCGCAGCGAGCTACTCTCGCAGATGGGCGTGCGCCACGAACTGCTGCCGCCCGACGACGGCGAAGACGCGGAAGCGCTGGAAGCGGCGCTGCCCGGCGAGGCACCCGCCGCCTACGTGCGGCGCGTGACCGAGCGCAAGCTCGACGCGGCGATCGCGCGCCATCGTCGCTTCGGCCTTGCTGCAGCACCGGTCTTGTGCGCCGACACCACGGTCGCGCTGGGTCGCACGCTGTACGGCAAGCCGGCTGACGGACGCGACGCGCGGCGCATGCTGGCCGAGCTTTCCGGCCGCACGCACCGGGTGCTGACCGCGGTCGCCGTCGAACACCGGGGGCGACGGCTGTCCGCGCTCAGCGAATCGAAGGTGCGCTTCGCCGCGCTCACGCGCGCGCAGATCGACCGCTACATCGCCTCGGGCGAGCCGTTCGGCAAGGCCGGCGCGTACGCGGTGCAGGGCCGCGCGGCGCGGTTCATCGAGCGCATAGCAGGCAGTCATTCCGGCATCATGGGCCTGCCGATCTTCGAGACCGCGCAGCTGGTCGGCGCGTTCGGCCTGATACTCTGA
- a CDS encoding 23S rRNA (pseudouridine(1915)-N(3))-methyltransferase has product MKLLIVAVGQRLPAWAQAACDDYLRRFPSDCKVELRTVRAEPRTSGKTPKALQAAEHERIAAAIESGAGRGARRIALDEHGSAIDTRGLAAWLKGWQQGGCDVALMIGGPDGLDAALLQGAHERLRLSDLTLPHALARVLLLEQLYRAWAINAGHPYHRE; this is encoded by the coding sequence ATGAAACTGCTGATCGTCGCCGTGGGCCAGCGCCTGCCGGCCTGGGCGCAGGCAGCCTGCGACGACTACCTGCGGCGCTTTCCGAGCGATTGCAAGGTCGAACTGCGGACGGTCCGTGCCGAACCGCGCACGAGCGGCAAGACGCCGAAGGCGCTGCAGGCCGCCGAGCACGAACGCATCGCGGCGGCGATCGAGTCCGGCGCCGGCCGCGGCGCGCGCCGCATCGCACTCGATGAGCATGGCAGCGCCATCGACACCCGCGGGCTCGCGGCGTGGCTGAAAGGCTGGCAGCAGGGCGGATGCGACGTCGCGCTGATGATCGGCGGGCCGGACGGACTCGACGCGGCGCTGTTGCAAGGCGCGCACGAGCGGCTGCGGCTGTCGGACCTGACCTTGCCGCATGCGCTGGCGCGGGTGCTGCTGCTCGAACAGCTGTACCGCGCCTGGGCCATCAACGCCGGTCATCCGTACCACCGCGAGTGA
- a CDS encoding Ribosomal silencing factor RsfA, which translates to MTTEATTRRQTQKLQRAIVDGLEDVKAQDLKVFNTEHLSALFERVIIASGTSNRQTKALANSVRDAVREAGFPKPRVEGEANGEWIIVDCGRAVVHVMQPAIRSYYNLEEIWGGTPVRLKLGADKPAPARSSDTKAAVAPMKSSLVATNNVATTKKTLQPRRAAPDGTAVRKTAAAKTVSSKTAAKKTAATAPTRGTRGTRSAAGAATRATARQPVSVVKRGARARRP; encoded by the coding sequence ATGACCACAGAAGCCACCACCCGGAGACAGACGCAGAAACTGCAGCGCGCGATCGTCGACGGCCTCGAAGATGTGAAGGCGCAGGACCTGAAGGTGTTCAACACCGAGCACCTGTCCGCGCTGTTCGAGCGGGTCATCATCGCTTCCGGAACCTCGAATCGCCAGACCAAGGCGCTCGCGAACAGCGTGCGCGATGCGGTGCGCGAGGCGGGCTTTCCGAAGCCGCGGGTCGAAGGCGAGGCGAACGGCGAATGGATCATCGTCGACTGCGGCCGCGCGGTGGTGCACGTGATGCAGCCGGCGATCCGCTCGTACTACAACCTCGAAGAGATCTGGGGCGGCACGCCGGTGCGGCTCAAGCTTGGCGCGGACAAGCCGGCGCCGGCCCGAAGTTCAGACACTAAAGCGGCTGTAGCCCCTATGAAATCTTCGCTTGTTGCTACGAATAATGTAGCGACAACGAAGAAGACGCTGCAACCACGGCGCGCCGCGCCCGACGGAACCGCGGTCAGGAAGACGGCCGCCGCGAAGACGGTGAGCTCGAAGACCGCCGCGAAGAAGACCGCTGCCACCGCGCCAACGCGCGGTACACGCGGCACGAGGAGCGCCGCCGGCGCCGCGACCCGAGCGACGGCACGGCAGCCCGTCTCGGTCGTGAAGCGCGGCGCACGGGCGCGCCGGCCCTGA
- a CDS encoding Nicotinate-nucleotide adenylyltransferase, translating to MFGGAFDPPHNAHVALARAAIGQLALDELRIVPTGQAWHKARELSAAEHRLAMTRLALQGLPGAVVDERELRRAGASYTIDTLAEFAAEQPGAALFLLLGADQARLLPRWHRWQEILSLATIVVAEREDTTGATAAFDWENAAGARHSTLRLAPMSESATAVRALARTPGVTPTELARMVPAPVARYIARHHLYQPAR from the coding sequence ATGTTCGGCGGGGCGTTCGACCCGCCGCATAACGCGCATGTCGCGTTGGCGCGCGCGGCGATCGGGCAGCTTGCGCTCGATGAACTGCGCATCGTCCCGACCGGCCAGGCCTGGCACAAGGCGCGCGAACTCAGCGCCGCCGAGCATCGGCTCGCGATGACGCGGCTCGCGCTCCAAGGTCTGCCCGGCGCGGTGGTCGACGAGCGCGAACTGCGCCGCGCTGGCGCCAGCTACACGATCGATACGCTCGCCGAATTCGCCGCCGAGCAGCCCGGCGCCGCGCTGTTCCTGTTGCTGGGCGCGGACCAGGCGCGCTTGCTTCCGCGCTGGCACCGCTGGCAGGAAATCCTGTCGCTTGCTACGATTGTGGTAGCTGAACGCGAAGATACCACGGGGGCTACAGCCGCATTTGATTGGGAAAACGCAGCCGGCGCGCGGCATTCGACGCTGCGGCTCGCGCCCATGTCCGAGAGCGCGACCGCGGTGCGCGCGCTGGCCCGCACGCCCGGCGTCACGCCCACCGAACTTGCCCGGATGGTTCCCGCTCCCGTCGCGCGCTATATTGCGCGGCACCACCTCTACCAACCCGCTCGATGA
- a CDS encoding Coproporphyrinogen III oxidase, aerobic, with protein sequence MTTTNEADSAYTAGVRRYLLTLQREITTAIAALDGTPFLTDEWSRAPGDPLQGSGITQILEGGAVFERAGCGFSHVTGPRLPPSATQHRPELDGSPFEAMGVSLVFHPRNPYCPTVHMNVRMITATPAGGEAACWFGGGMDLTPIYGFDEDAVHFHRACRAALEPFGADKYARFKRWCDEYFFLRHRGEARGIGGVFFDDFAELGPERSRAMMESVGSAFLGAYLPIVERRSDMPYGERERSFQLHRRGRYVEFNLVWDRGTHFGLQSGGRTESILLSMPPLASWSYRFDAEPGSPEALFAERFLVPREWI encoded by the coding sequence GTGACGACCACGAACGAAGCCGATTCGGCATACACGGCCGGCGTGCGCCGCTACCTGCTCACGCTGCAGCGCGAGATCACGACGGCGATCGCAGCGCTCGACGGCACGCCGTTCCTGACCGACGAATGGAGCAGGGCGCCGGGCGATCCGCTGCAGGGCTCGGGCATCACGCAGATCCTGGAAGGCGGCGCGGTGTTCGAGCGCGCCGGCTGCGGTTTCTCGCACGTGACCGGCCCGCGGCTGCCGCCTTCGGCGACCCAGCACCGGCCGGAGCTCGACGGCAGCCCGTTCGAGGCGATGGGCGTGTCGCTGGTGTTCCATCCGCGCAATCCGTACTGCCCGACTGTGCACATGAACGTGCGCATGATCACCGCCACGCCCGCGGGCGGCGAGGCCGCGTGCTGGTTCGGCGGCGGCATGGATCTCACGCCGATCTACGGCTTCGACGAAGACGCGGTGCATTTCCACCGCGCCTGCCGCGCCGCGCTCGAGCCGTTCGGCGCCGACAAGTACGCGCGCTTCAAGCGCTGGTGCGACGAGTATTTCTTCCTCAGGCACCGCGGCGAGGCGCGCGGCATCGGCGGCGTGTTCTTCGACGACTTCGCCGAGCTCGGCCCCGAGCGGAGCCGCGCGATGATGGAATCGGTCGGCTCGGCCTTCCTCGGCGCCTACCTGCCGATCGTCGAACGCCGCAGCGACATGCCCTATGGCGAGCGTGAACGCAGCTTCCAGCTGCATCGGCGCGGCCGCTACGTCGAGTTCAACCTGGTGTGGGACCGCGGCACGCATTTCGGGCTGCAGTCGGGCGGGCGCACCGAGTCGATTCTGCTGTCGATGCCGCCGCTGGCGAGCTGGTCGTACCGCTTCGACGCCGAACCCGGGTCGCCCGAGGCCCTGTTTGCCGAGCGCTTCCTCGTGCCGCGCGAATGGATCTGA